From the Labrus mixtus chromosome 10, fLabMix1.1, whole genome shotgun sequence genome, the window acagtcacAGTCTCGGCCATCAAGCACTTATTGACAGTACTgcagcagccacacacacacacacacacacacacacacacacacattacaacaGCATTTACGACAGGCTTAGAGCTTCCAGGCAGGCCAGAGGAATGACAGGCCACTTTCTGCTGCTCAGAGCCAGGTGGAGGACACATTTTTTACTTCTTGTTGTGAAAAGATCATTTTGACGATTGTGATGCTAATACTTGTGCAAAATTTGTAATTTACATCTCACATTTACATTTCCATCAGATATTTTGTAAAAATATCTGATGGAAAATGCTGGAAATGAATTGTTCTGCAGGTGACAACGGAAACAATGTTATCTTCTTTAAGAtagataatgataataatagaTATGTTCACTCTTtaccttgaaaaaaaatattttggagatatttttcattcaaactGACTTTCTTCTTTACCAGATGAAGATTATTTAACCTGAGCGGTAAGCTTGTCTGCGTCTTGGCTGAACTTTTTGAGCAAACGCAGGTTTCAGTCTGGCCCTCACTTCCTCTTATGGACAAATCTTCATGGACTGTGTCCTTTCACTGCAGGATAGTAGACCAGATGTATGCTGTACAGAAAGATGACAAGCTACAGGAAGGCCAATTCAGGGATTGAAATGAATATGAGATTTATATCCATTGTTGAGCTGGAAAATATAAGAATGATGACACACATCATGCTGCCTTGATGCCATGTGTGGGCTTCCGTAGGAGAAACAATATACTCGGGTTTTAGAATGCACATTGTGTGCCAGCTGTGTTATCCCCTCTAGACTCACTCTCCATTGATGTATTTGCATATTTCCCcctattttttctctctctttctctttcgtGTTTGGTATCGGTCCAGTGTTCCTCCTTCCCGTGGATCCCCCTCTCGCTCATTTCCCAACCTCATTCTGTCACTTACCCCGCCCGCCCAGCACCGCCCCACATATACGTCAAAGGCGCACTATAAAGAAGCTGTGCAGCCAGCATGGAGGCACTATTGGCAGAACTATAATGGAGACAACGATTTATGTTCTGAATCAGGCAGGTgtgcacgtctgtgtgtgtgagtgtgtgtgtgtgtgtgtgtgtgtgtgtgtgtgtgtgcgtgtgcgtgcggtGCATGTGTTGACATGTGAAATGGGCGGGTTATGACACACTGCTGCTTAAACTCATGACCCGCTTAAACATTCAGACTTGGTGAGTTTGTCTTTATCTTTATGACATCATCCCGTGTGTCCATATTTGacctggagtcccatcgatggcggcctccatgctggaaatgctgtctcagtctaactttcagtcaacctaacgataggctgagagctggagctgaggcgggttttaaacctcctgacaaaccgttacaccgtgcccacctgtcaatcaggtcagctacacgccttattgtgaataactcttatccttcatcaaatcaaaactgatgagtcatcaaaacattcaacccccgtacagtgtgtgttgatcgagacatgagctaatcacacctatttgttttttgaaccaggctgtaaacatgttaatctctgctgtaaaaacaggctttttagaatgggtgtgtatgtgacttcctgtgcttctgcagccagcctctagtggacactcgaggaactgtgggatttttacacttcagcatcattTTTCACAGCTTTcattggggcggctgtggctcagttggtagtcgtcgcttctcaacctgaaggtcgagggttcgattccTTAGCTGGGCAAcatatccgatgtgtccttgggcaagacacttaaccctgaattgctcctgctgcttcggtggtggtgtatgaatgggattagttacttctgatggatgatgctacatagcgatcactaccatcagtgtgtgaatgtgtaggtttgacctgcagtgtaaaaagcactttgagtaaatATCATCACTTTAATCAGGAGTCAACTCCCATGGTTCACATAGAAGAGACAGTGTTACGTTGAATTCTGCTACCCATGGAGATGTGGTGCATGCTGCTCTGTTTCCTCTGACATCTTACAGAAAGGTTTTATTAGAGAGGATGGAAAAGGACTTCCTGTTTTGTCacagtgtaaacacagagagagtcgAGGCCTTTGAAATGATCTTGATTCTTATCCACAGATACGCTTCCCCTGAAATCTACAATAACAGAGAACCTAAACCATCTCCACAcactctatgtgtgtgtgtgtgtgtgtgtgtgtgtgtgtgtgtgtgtgtgtgtgagtgtgttcttCATTAAGTTTAATTTCTGCTgcatttcttccttttctcacttttgtttttactcaCCCGAACCAGAAAAGAGAGGGAATCCATCCAGTGGTTAGCTCAGTGACATGTGAGGTGAAGGTACAGTCCTGACTGACGGCCTCGCTGCTCATGTTGCTGACGATGTTAAACACGGTGCAGGTgactctctcctccttcatcacTTCAGCTGAGAGATTCACAGACTCAACTGTGCACTTCAGCTCTTTGCCGTTCTTATGCCACCTGTAGCTCACACCTTTGACCTGTCGGAGGGTTAGTGGTTTGGAccttttatgtttctgtgtcttctaCAAATAAGAGTATAAAAGCTAAAGAACACATTGTGTCGGCGCACGCTGTGTtataatatagcaataagtaaggtcttttacctgctttttgtaacataacaatgagtaaggtcttttacctactttttgtaacataacaatgagtatggtcttttacctactttttgtaacataatgtgACGCCCACAAAATGTGTCGCCACATTTTATGTAATGtgtctatgtttttattttggaataaTATTACCAGGAAAGATCATCACTAATATGTGCTATAATAGCCAGATAACAGTACACTTCAGTGTCGCCAGCAGGAGGCAGTGTGGCGCTGGGCTTCTCCCATGCATGGACTCTCTTTGTTATGGGACTCTCATTTCTTCCTCATTCTATTGAGTGAAGCTGAACTGAAAAGAAGCACAGTTGCCTGTctcattcttttcttctgtttatacaGGTTTGTATGGTTAAAACACATGTATAAGTGCATATAAATATTGATAAACACTAAGGAAACATGCTACATCGCATTGGTAAAGGTAGTTGAActttatgtgtttgtaaaagtaaaaaacaaacaaaaaaacgctgggttgcgtcctgccgctggtcaccatgactacagtcctcccttgtctctcgtgattatattgtagtcacacacaacttctgccggacccttttcCTGACATTaacgtcaagattttaaattcatatcaaacatgtttaaaataaatcagggTGTCCCCGATGATCGCCGAGCAGATCGGgaacgttaagattggatctttgtactgctcacactacaagataatctgagcagataatcgggtccgagcagcctggAGTCGGGAGCGACCCAGCGAATGTCGGGAAGGCCCAATTATCccgcagtgtgagccaggctttagggAGAGGCGTCTGTTTAGTTACCTTGCACACACAGGACGTTTTGGAACGTCCCGCGTGATATCCCGTTTGGAGTGTAGACCTCGGCCTTGTAAGTCCCCTCCATTTTCTTTGTCACCTGCCTCAGCCTCAGAGATCCGTCCTCAGAGACGTCCTCAACCTTCCCCAAGATCATCAACTCTCCATGTCTTCTAAATATGTTTTCACCGTTACGTTTCCACATTAATCTGTCCGTGGCATCCATTTTGATTGGAAGGTGCATCAtgaagtcgccccctgctggagcaAACTGTTCACAATCAGCATCTGTGGACACAGAGAGTGTTTGTTACGTTTCCTCTAGACATTCCTACTCAACTCTGATAATCCAATACTCACAGCAACACAGGAGCCTCATTGGTCAACatagctgtcaatcatgatgtcATACTCCTTTTTTATATCATCAATAATAATTGAAACTAAACTTCTCAGAAACATGAACACTGAGGCATAGCTCAACATGATAAGAACAGACTGTGGAGACGTCGTGGTGGGGTTGCTTGTGTGCCTCCGTGACTCTGAAGGCAATACCGGTGGGGGGTTTATATCCCCCAGCAGGTTCAACCATGCCAGGCAGGTTTCTAGAGTAGAGGTCACACGAAAAGCAGCAACTGGCCCTCCAGGTTGGGGGTTAGGCGTGGGGTTAACTACCCCATCCTGTAAAAACGTTCCAGTTACAGAAACGCTAACGAATAAAAACCAAATCACACACCTGGCTGAAGAAGGTGCCCCAGCAATGGGGACTATGACGCTTACCAGCCAAACCCGCAAGGGCGCTGGTAATCCGACACACCTTCTGACGCCAAGAACACCCATCCCCCTGGGGACATGGAACATCAGAACCATGTTCCAGGCTGGCAAGGCTGCAACCATTGCCAAGGAAATGGAGCGCTACAACCTCTCAGTCCTGGGCCTGTCAGAAACAAGATGGACGCAGTCGGGTGAGGTCAAATTGACCAGTGGCCAGTCCATTATCTATTCTGGACACAAAGAGGAGGCAGCCAACCATACGGAGGGAGTGGCAATCATGATGACGAAAGGCACTAGAAAGGCCCTAACTGCATGGAAACCCATCAGCTCTCACATCATCTCAGCAACTTTCAATACCAGCAACAGGAGAGTGAAAGCCCATATAATCCAGTGCTACGCAACCACCAACGCTGCAAATGAGGAGGTCAAGGACAGGTTTTATGACAGCTTAAACCACCTACTCAGTAGTATTGGAGACAGGGACATCATTATCCTGATGGGGGACTTTATTGCCAAGATTGGAGGCCAAAACGAGGGATATGAGACGGTGATGGGTAAACATGGAGTGGGGACCATGAACGAAAATGGCGAGATGTTTGCAGAGACCTGCGTGAACAATAATCTGGTGATTGGGGGGGAGTGTATTTCCCCACAAGAAAATCCACAAAACAACCTGGGTGTCACCAGATCATGTCACGGAAAAACCAAATCGACCACATCTGCATCAACAAAAAGTTCAGAAGAACTATGGAAGATGTCAGGACAAGACGGGGGGCAGACGCAGCCTCAGATCACCATCTCCTGGTAGGGAAATTCAAGCTAAGGCTGAAGAGATATCAGCGAGAAAAGGGTCAAAGAGCAAAATACAACACTGACTACCTCAGCAATGCTCAAGTGACAAAACAGTTAAAGGATATTCTCTCAAGGAAAAGCGCAGAGATACAGCtcagaaagaaggaagaatggACAACGAATGAAGCATGGGAACACCTTAAAGCTGCTTGGAGCTCAACATGCGAGGAGGCCCTGGGGAGAAGATCCCAAAATCACAAAGAATGGATAACACCAGAAACACTAAACTTAatccagcagaggaggaaggtaAAGGAAAAAGTGAACAATGCAAGAACAAGATCAGAAAAAGCAGAGGCTCAAAAGGAATACAACCTTTTCCACCAAAAAGTGTGGCAGAACATCAGGAGGGACAAGAGATCACACGTAGAGAGGCTAGCTAAGGAGGCAGAACTTGCAGCATCTCAAAGAAACATGAAAGAACTGTACAACATCACAAGGAAATTGTCTGGGACACATCGACAAAGTAACAAATCGATCATGGACAAGAATGGCCAACTGCTCTTAACCCCGGAAGAGCAGCTCGAGAGGTCTCACTCCCAATATAACAAAAACTCAAGTGATGAAGATCCACTCCAAAACCAGAAACCCCATCTTCTTGAATAGCACTGCCCTAGAGGAGGTAGAAGCTTTCACCTACCTAGGCAGTGTTGTGGACACCACCGGAGGGACAGAGGCCAACATTAGAAGCAGAATTAACAAGGCTAGAGTGGTGTTTCACATGCTCAGAAAGATCTGGAGCTCAAAAAACATCTCCACAAACCCTAAGATACACATCTTCAACTCCAACGGTAAACAAGTGATGCTGTATGGATCCGAAACATggagaacaacaaaacacacaacacacaggctGCAAACATTCATCAACACCTGCCTCAGAAGGATATTAAACATCTGGTGGAAAGACAAAGTCAACAATGTGGACCTGTGGAAAAGAACAAGCCAAGACCCCACAGACTTACAAATCCGAAAGAGAAAGTGGAGTTGGACTGGCCACACCCTCAGAAAACCTGCAACAAACATCACCCGACAAGCCCTGAAATGGAACCCCcaggggaaaaggaaaagaggtcGCCCCAGgaacagctggagaagaagTGTAGAGGCAGAAATGTCAGAGAGTGGATTCAACTGGGGAGAGCTTGAGAGAAAAGCCACAAACAGAGTGAAATGGAGGATATTCGTCAGCGGCCTATGCACCCAAGAGGAGCAAAAGGCTTAAGTCAAGTAAGTCAAGTGGAGAtgtcagagaaacatttatctGAAGTGTATTTAAACTTCATACTTTGACCCtagtcccatctgttaacatggaggaggcagcgCTTATGAGCTATACTGCAGCCattcagcagggggagctctaaatgttcTGGCTTCACTTTTAGGAAGCTGTGGAGTCGTCCATCATTTTATACAGATGGTGATAAAGACTCATCAGTGACCCCTACAGGCTGCAGTGTTGTAGAATACAAACAGGAGGGTTCATAAATATAtagtttaaaaatcaaacattgacTAAAGTAATCATACATTAGTAGGGCTTCATGTCTAAAGTTGCTCTTCTAATTTTATTATGAGAGATAAAGAACTGAAGATTTCTCTGAAGAAATAGTTATCTGTTACAGACCGATATATATCTGTTACAGaccgatatatatatatatatatctgttacAGGCTAAAATATATCTGTTACCTCTTTGgtaacagatatatatatatgtcttttacctgctttttgtaacataacaataagtaaggtcttttacctactttttgtaacataatgtgACGCCCACAAAATGTGTCGCCACATTTTATGTAATGtgtctatgtttttattttggaataaTATTACCAGGAAAGATCATCACTAATATGTGCTATAATAGCCAGATAACAGTACACTTCAGTGTCGCCAGCAGGAGGCAGTGTGGCGCTGGGCTTCTCCCATGCATGGACTCTCTTTGTTATGGGACTCTCGTTTCTTCCTCATTCTACCGAGTGAAGCTGAACTGAAAAGAAGCACAGTTGCCTGTctcattcttttcttctgtttatacaGGTTTGTATGGTTAAAACACATGTATAAGTGCATATAAATATTGATAAACACTAAGGAAACATGCTACATCGCATTGGTAAAGGTAGTTGAActttatgtgtttgtaaaagtaaaagaaaaacgtcgggttgcgtcctgccgctggtcaccatgactacagtcctcccttgtctctcgtgattatattgtagtcacacacaacttctgccggacccttttcCTGACGTTaacgtcaagattttaaattctaaatctcaaacatgtttaaaataaatcagggTGTCCCCGATGTTCGCCAGACAGATCGGGGAcattaagattggatctttgtactgctcacactacaagataatctgagcagataatcgggtccgagcagcctggagtcgggagcgaccctgcgattgtcaGGAAGGAAGAATCGAAGCTCAAATCAGCCCAATTATCCCGCAGTGTGAGCCAAGCTTTAGGGAGAGCCGTCTGTTTAGTTACCTTGCACACACAGGACGTTTTGGAACGTTCCGCGTGATATCCCGTTTTGAGTGTAGACCTCGGCCTCGTAAGTCCCCTTCATTTCCTTTGTCACCTGCCTCAGCCTCAGAGATCCGTCCTCAGATACATCCTCAACCTTCCCTAAGATCATCAACTCTCCAtgtcttttaaatatgttttcaccGTTACGTTTCCACATTAATTTGTCCATGGCGTCCAGTTTGATTGGAAGGTGCACCGtgaagtcgccccctgctggagcaAACTGTTCACAATCAGCATCTGTGGACACAGAGAGTGTTTTTTACGTTTCCTCTAGACATTCCTACTCAACTCTAATAATCCAATACTCACAGCAACACAGGAGCCTCATTggtcaacacagctgtcaatcatgatgtcATACTCCTTTTTTATATCATCAATAATAATTGAAACAAAACTTCTCAGAAACATGAACACTGAGGCATAGCTCAACATGATAAGAACAGACTGTGGAGACGTCAGAGAAACTTTTATCTGAAGTGTATTTAAGCTTTATACTTTGACCCtagtcccatctgttaacatggaggaggcggagcttatgagcTATACTGCAGCCattcagcagggggagctctaaatgttcTGGCTTCACTTTAAGGGAGCTGTGGAGTCGTCCATCATTTTATACAGATGGTGATAAAGATTCATCAGtcttatatattttaaaaatcaaacattgacTAAAGTAATCATACATTAGTAGGGCTTCATGTCTAAAGTTGCTCTTCTAATTTTATTATGAGAGATAAAGAACTGAAGATTTCTCTGTGAGTCACTGTTACTCTTTgaaattaaaccttttttctctgtaatctgagttttacataaaaattaacaacatttattctgaaaaacCCAGGTCAGGCGTTAACATGACACAGTGTCCTGTCTTGTTTTAGAGTTCTCCAGGTAGCTAAACCAGGTTCTTCTAAACCAGGATACGGGCTTATTTTGGTGTGTGAAATCAAGATATGATGTTAtcataaagaaacacagaaaggatACTTAAAAAAACCTGATCAAAACCAGGATAATTTATAGGCTGTTACAGACTGATATCTGTTAAAGGCCAAAATATATCTGTTACAGGCTGATATATCTGTAACAAGCTGATACATATATGTTACAGACTGATATATATCTGTTACAGACTGATATATCTGTAACAAGCCGATATATATCTGTTACAGACTGATATATATCTGTTACAGACTGATATATCTGTAACAAGCCGATATATATCTGTTACAGACTGATATATATCTGTTACAGACTGATATATAGTAAAATCTAAAGACACAAATTTTTACAGTCAGCgctcaaattaaacaaacaaaaagtacatAAAATCACACACGCATGCTCAGTGAACACTCTGCAAATACACAACcacatttcatgtgtttttacagGAAGTGTTGGACGGATGTGTGCAGACTCGTCTTCACACCTCTGAGGCTGCAGACTCATCACCAAACGTTTATAGGATTTCTCAATCAGAGACTCGGAACAGCTTTGTTCTGCTGCTCTGACCTGCTGAGATATTTAATCTATATAACTCT encodes:
- the LOC132982221 gene encoding uncharacterized protein LOC132982221, giving the protein MKMAAAFIVSALLICSSFTSCTETPDADCEQFAPAGGDFTVHLPIKLDAMDKLMWKRNGENIFKRHGELMILGKVEDVSEDGSLRLRQVTKEMKGTYEAEVYTQNGISRGTFQNVLCVQDADCEQFAPAGGDFMMHLPIKMDATDRLMWKRNGENIFRRHGELMILGKVEDVSEDGSLRLRQVTKKMEGTYKAEVYTPNGISRGTFQNVLCVQGN